Proteins found in one Hirundo rustica isolate bHirRus1 chromosome 9, bHirRus1.pri.v3, whole genome shotgun sequence genomic segment:
- the FASLG gene encoding tumor necrosis factor ligand superfamily member 6 codes for MQPYQGRAARGAAPSPAGFGCHKDDPSRHVRPVPLPPVQQNLNYYPQIFWVDGCADAGAPCPTAPPGAPFPPPVPDRRRKPRNDSERRSVGFLVMFLLILVAFTGVGLSIFKIFHLEKEVDELRESASAEHIPPASQKLTGQKEQPVRKEARRAAHLTGNPAQQDLPLEWEPISGHAYTSGIQYHNRGLLISEPGLYFVYSKVLFRGSACDSQLLSHVVYKRNPASPGSLVLMEDKAFNFCTGQRMWARNSYLGAVFKLRKMDSLHVNVSKIALVNFEESKTFFGLFKL; via the exons ATGCAGCCTtaccagggcagagctgcccgcGGGGCTGCGCCGAGCCCGGCAGGTTTCGGATGCCACAAGGACGATCCCAGCAGGCACGTCCGGCCCGTCCCGCTGCCGCCCGTGCAACAGAACCTGAACTACTACCCGCAGATCTTTTGGGTGGACGGCTGCGCCGATGCAGGGGCTCCCTGCCCCACCGCGCCCCCCGGGGCTCCTTTCCCACCGCCCGTACCCGACCGGAGGAGAAAGCCGCGGAACGACAGCGAAAGGAGGAGCGTCGGCTTCCTCGTGATGTTCCTGCTGATCCTGGTGGCCTTCACGGGAGTCGGGCTGAGCATATTTAAGATttttcacctggagaaggaagTGGATGAACTCAGAGAG TCTGCCAGCGCTGAGCACATCCCTCCAGCCTCTCAGAAACTCACGG ggcagaaGGAGCAGCCGGTGCGAAAGGAGGCGAGGAGGGCGGCACATTTAACAG GCAACCCAGCCCAGCAAGACCTCCCTCTGGAGTGGGAGCCCATCTCTGGCCATGCCTACACCAGTGGCATCCAGTACCACAACCGGGGGCTGCTCATCAGCGAGCCCGGGCTGTACTTCGTGTACTCCAAGGTCCTGTTCCGCGGCAGTGCCTGTGACAGCCAGCTCCTGTCCCACGTGGTGTACAAGAGGAACCCGGCCTCCCCGGGCAGCCTCGTGCTCATGGAGGACAAAGCCTTCAACTTCTGCACGGGGCAGAGGATGTGGGCCCGCAACAGCTACCTGGGGGCTGTCTTCAAGCTCAGGAAGATGGACAGTTTGCACGTCAACGTCTCCAAAATCGCCCTGGTTAATTTTGAGGAATCCAAGACTTTCTTCGGCTTGTTTAAGCTTTGA